A region of Solibacillus isronensis DNA encodes the following proteins:
- a CDS encoding amino acid transporter has product MFEYKFWHHLSHPSQLIHNIERSEDQRLIGYRRVLLAIFGFTLLFFIVRNFWGMNTTDLTALLVNGEGDLYSFARLMSLIGAILAGILFFIIHYYVITYLIHLLTNIDYGWIRKIQLYVIFFIVLEKLLTVIIFAIAGYSTQFTMFSLAPMMAYVYYHDYLLFFLNQLTVASIIAVWIQYIFLSNWTDRPKALLFKLILIQIVLASLVALYSILPVLTWIEGWLGL; this is encoded by the coding sequence ATGTTCGAGTACAAGTTTTGGCATCATCTTTCACACCCATCGCAACTCATACATAATATTGAACGTAGCGAAGATCAAAGACTTATAGGGTATCGGAGAGTTTTGCTGGCTATTTTTGGTTTTACATTACTGTTTTTTATAGTCCGCAACTTCTGGGGGATGAATACAACCGATTTAACAGCATTGCTTGTGAATGGTGAAGGTGATTTGTATAGTTTCGCTCGACTGATGTCATTAATTGGTGCGATTCTAGCAGGTATTTTATTTTTTATCATTCATTATTATGTCATTACATATTTGATTCATTTATTGACAAATATCGATTATGGCTGGATTCGAAAGATACAGCTATATGTCATCTTTTTCATTGTTCTTGAAAAATTGCTGACGGTGATTATCTTTGCAATAGCAGGATATTCTACACAGTTCACAATGTTTTCACTGGCACCTATGATGGCATACGTATATTATCATGACTATTTATTGTTCTTCCTGAATCAACTAACAGTCGCATCGATAATTGCGGTATGGATTCAATACATATTTTTATCGAATTGGACAGATCGACCGAAAGCTTTGTTGTTTAAGTTAATACTTATTCAAATTGTATTGGCATCACTTGTTGCGCTGTATAGCATTCTTCCTGTTTTAACTTGGATTGAAGGGTGGCTTGGTCTGTAA
- a CDS encoding S-layer homology domain-containing protein, which produces MKVHTKFLASATAAILAATAIVPTASAASFSDIKGSGHENAITILSEQGIIGGYPDGTFKPNQNLTRSDVVKLLGKYLVSLGHEVPKDYKTKMRFTDLTAKSQDELLQYAALVKDVGVFQGSNGALMHRDQLRRDQMATVLVRAFKVINDFDYVEAMKETDYKSNISDLSRTSTEHQESIETLAYYAVTKQKTFNPKDPTKRGQFATFLYNMLQIEVPKPEPEKPVLTVKKVEVQAVDKLRVTLSDDKSYIVTLKTPLVENVETEVTFDVNEQTFTTKVKFEVPDLKISSITNPNGGQVAITFNQPVKLGADLNTAAINKLVAVTGIDRLGQVQLSKGQLSEDKRTLTVTINATAGLEGRYRVVVDGIESATSKKLVKYDDIATFIPDKTSPGVLKVENVSATKVKVIFTEPVTNPIGVTQFKLADGSVVSGIQGTIEKNATEVIYDLSAATAKGQVLAPGTAIAITFGTIIDISNNLSSSNPLTTYVTKGDKDGVVPTLTNVTQMGAKKFKLTFSEEIRTIMPADITIAQNTYSPAITSIVKDKDDANSYIVTTSGSLNGYTTISTTPGRYITDVSGEVNVFSTAYNFVADTTIPSVVSTNVVKDKGVEYLEFTFDRNVEAAAFAQVTLAGSYILNGYTYPLANNLFGQVEKSTTNDKTIRVRLSKLSSSGVAGTTTAGYTYSVGATFTGVTSEYGQAVNPAYQVNFARGSDFAQNEEKLSVLSVETSYNARQGTNIDNKTIVITFSTHVDGITASNLQNYTLDGLTIQQAVVKHNEPYKVYLTVKEDIAQSRGTNLTISNLRALNSIVTMEPKTELIFLNENIAPKYQYHNITDTDTITLSFNEAVKNALNHSFEVKVGDLAVPISQVYSTTNEQVAIRLAQPLKSNQVVTITQTATSTVSDYANNKLVLSPIQFTVPTNINY; this is translated from the coding sequence ATGAAAGTTCATACTAAATTTCTAGCATCTGCAACAGCAGCTATTCTAGCAGCAACGGCGATTGTTCCAACAGCTAGTGCCGCATCGTTTTCAGATATTAAAGGCAGCGGGCACGAAAATGCGATTACGATTTTATCAGAACAGGGCATTATCGGTGGTTATCCCGATGGCACGTTTAAACCGAATCAAAACTTGACTCGTTCAGATGTTGTAAAACTGTTAGGGAAATATTTAGTTTCATTAGGTCATGAAGTTCCGAAAGATTATAAAACGAAAATGCGCTTTACAGATTTAACGGCGAAATCACAGGATGAATTGTTACAGTACGCAGCATTAGTAAAAGATGTTGGGGTTTTCCAAGGAAGTAACGGGGCACTTATGCACCGTGACCAGTTACGCCGCGACCAGATGGCGACTGTTTTAGTGCGCGCATTTAAGGTCATCAATGATTTCGATTATGTTGAAGCAATGAAGGAAACAGACTATAAATCGAATATTAGTGATTTAAGCAGAACATCTACAGAGCACCAGGAGTCAATTGAAACATTGGCTTACTATGCGGTAACAAAGCAAAAAACATTCAATCCGAAAGATCCGACAAAGCGTGGTCAATTCGCAACATTCCTTTATAATATGCTGCAAATTGAAGTACCTAAACCTGAACCTGAAAAGCCTGTTTTAACAGTAAAAAAAGTTGAAGTACAAGCAGTTGATAAACTGCGTGTTACGCTTTCTGATGATAAGTCGTATATTGTGACATTAAAAACACCATTAGTGGAAAATGTGGAAACTGAAGTTACTTTTGATGTTAACGAACAAACATTTACAACGAAAGTAAAATTTGAAGTACCGGATTTGAAAATCTCTTCTATTACAAATCCAAATGGCGGCCAAGTTGCGATTACATTTAATCAGCCTGTGAAACTGGGGGCAGATCTAAATACGGCAGCCATTAATAAACTTGTTGCGGTTACAGGTATCGATCGTCTTGGACAAGTACAATTGTCAAAAGGACAATTAAGTGAAGATAAGCGCACATTGACGGTGACAATTAATGCAACTGCCGGGCTTGAAGGACGCTACCGTGTCGTAGTTGACGGTATTGAATCCGCAACATCGAAAAAGCTTGTTAAGTATGATGATATTGCAACTTTCATCCCTGATAAAACATCACCGGGAGTTTTGAAAGTAGAAAATGTTTCGGCTACTAAAGTAAAAGTGATTTTTACAGAACCGGTTACAAATCCGATTGGAGTAACTCAATTTAAACTAGCAGATGGTTCAGTTGTTTCAGGTATTCAAGGGACAATTGAAAAAAATGCGACAGAAGTTATTTACGATTTATCTGCAGCTACAGCAAAAGGACAAGTTTTAGCACCAGGTACAGCAATTGCGATTACATTTGGAACAATTATCGATATTTCAAACAATCTTTCTTCGTCAAACCCATTAACAACATATGTTACCAAAGGGGATAAAGATGGCGTTGTACCTACTTTAACGAATGTTACACAAATGGGCGCGAAAAAATTTAAGTTAACATTCTCTGAGGAAATTCGTACAATTATGCCGGCAGACATTACGATTGCTCAAAATACGTATTCACCAGCAATTACGAGTATTGTGAAAGATAAAGACGATGCAAATTCCTATATCGTTACGACAAGTGGTTCGTTAAATGGCTACACTACAATATCGACGACGCCTGGACGCTATATTACCGATGTTTCAGGTGAAGTGAATGTATTTTCGACAGCGTATAACTTTGTAGCAGATACAACAATTCCGTCTGTTGTCAGTACAAATGTTGTGAAGGATAAAGGAGTCGAGTATTTAGAGTTTACATTTGACCGAAATGTAGAAGCAGCGGCATTTGCGCAGGTGACGCTGGCAGGAAGTTATATTTTAAACGGATATACGTATCCGTTAGCAAATAATTTGTTCGGACAGGTCGAAAAATCAACAACGAACGACAAAACAATCCGCGTTCGTTTAAGTAAATTATCTAGTTCTGGTGTGGCTGGGACTACTACTGCAGGTTACACATATTCAGTTGGTGCTACATTCACAGGAGTTACAAGTGAGTATGGACAAGCGGTGAACCCAGCCTATCAGGTTAATTTTGCACGCGGCTCTGATTTTGCACAAAATGAAGAGAAGTTATCTGTATTAAGCGTGGAAACTTCTTATAATGCTAGACAGGGAACAAATATTGATAATAAAACTATTGTCATTACGTTTTCTACACATGTAGACGGTATTACGGCATCGAACCTGCAAAACTATACATTGGACGGTTTGACAATACAGCAAGCAGTTGTTAAACATAATGAACCATACAAAGTATATTTAACGGTTAAGGAAGACATTGCCCAATCCCGCGGTACGAATTTAACGATCAGCAATTTACGGGCTTTGAATTCAATTGTAACAATGGAACCTAAAACGGAACTGATCTTTTTAAATGAAAATATCGCCCCAAAATATCAGTATCATAATATTACAGATACCGATACGATTACTCTTTCATTTAATGAAGCAGTTAAAAATGCATTGAATCATTCGTTTGAGGTTAAAGTGGGCGATTTAGCTGTGCCGATTTCACAAGTTTATTCGACTACTAACGAGCAGGTGGCAATTCGATTAGCCCAACCGTTAAAATCAAACCAAGTTGTTACAATTACACAAACGGCCACTTCAACGGTAAGTGACTATGCAAATAATAAACTAGTCCTATCACCGATTCAATTTACCGTTCCTACGAATATTAATTACTAA
- a CDS encoding chromate transporter, with protein sequence MNSTKQNRIRSLIEIFLVSTRLGLTSFGGPTAHIGYFHEEYVRRRKWMDEKSYADLVALCQFLPGPSSSQVGISIGIMRAGILGGITSFIGFTFPSVVALIAFALLMTGFNVGNAGWIHGLKIVAVAIVAHAIIGMAKSLTPDLKRKAIAIVALIVSVLWQTAFSQVGVILIAACIGYYLLKQKNDGAVGQSRFPVSKRVGGFCLLLFVGLLVALPLLKEATGSYWLAMFDSFYRSGSFVFGGGHVVLPLLEKEFVPTGWMSEEAFLAGYGVTQAVPGPLFTFAAYIGTVMNGWQGGLVATVAIFLPAFLLVIGALPFWDQLRHHPKITGAVMGVNAAVIGILISALYSPIWTSSILEAKDFAIAVILFSMLAYWKLPPWIVVVTGVVAGLVFL encoded by the coding sequence ATGAATTCAACGAAGCAAAATAGAATCAGATCACTTATTGAAATATTTTTAGTTTCTACACGGTTAGGGCTGACATCCTTTGGCGGACCGACTGCTCATATAGGATATTTTCATGAAGAATATGTACGAAGAAGAAAGTGGATGGATGAAAAAAGCTATGCAGATTTAGTCGCACTTTGCCAGTTTCTACCCGGCCCTTCAAGCAGCCAAGTGGGGATTAGCATTGGAATTATGCGTGCAGGAATACTAGGGGGAATTACATCATTTATTGGATTTACATTTCCCTCGGTAGTAGCGCTTATCGCATTTGCACTACTTATGACCGGATTTAATGTTGGAAATGCCGGATGGATTCATGGCTTGAAAATTGTGGCGGTAGCGATCGTTGCACATGCCATTATCGGAATGGCTAAAAGTTTGACACCTGATCTAAAAAGAAAGGCAATTGCGATAGTGGCATTAATTGTGTCGGTTCTATGGCAAACCGCTTTTAGTCAAGTAGGGGTTATTTTAATTGCCGCATGTATAGGTTACTATTTGCTGAAACAGAAGAATGATGGGGCAGTGGGGCAGTCGCGCTTTCCTGTTTCTAAACGGGTTGGAGGGTTTTGCCTTCTTTTGTTTGTTGGTTTATTGGTAGCTTTGCCTTTATTGAAAGAGGCAACAGGTTCTTATTGGTTAGCGATGTTTGATAGTTTTTACCGCTCAGGTTCTTTTGTTTTTGGCGGGGGACATGTCGTGCTGCCTTTACTTGAAAAAGAATTTGTCCCAACAGGCTGGATGAGTGAAGAAGCATTTTTAGCAGGATATGGTGTCACACAAGCCGTACCAGGTCCATTGTTTACATTTGCCGCTTATATAGGAACAGTAATGAATGGCTGGCAAGGAGGGCTAGTCGCGACAGTAGCAATTTTTTTACCGGCATTTCTATTAGTGATCGGTGCACTGCCGTTTTGGGATCAACTACGACACCATCCGAAAATTACAGGCGCAGTCATGGGCGTGAATGCAGCTGTTATTGGGATTTTAATTTCTGCACTATATTCTCCAATCTGGACAAGTTCTATATTGGAGGCGAAGGATTTTGCTATAGCCGTGATTTTATTCAGTATGCTGGCATATTGGAAACTGCCGCCGTGGATTGTCGTAGTGACCGGGGTTGTAGCGGGATTGGTGTTTTTATAG
- a CDS encoding S-layer homology domain-containing protein encodes MANQPKKYTKFVATAATATLVASAIVPVASAAGFSDVSEKNSHAVNINALAEAGIIGGYPDGTFKPNQELTRGQVVKMLGKWVENQGFEIPADYATKARFTDLAADAKDQELVKYAALVADTGVFNGSNGALNAGGKITRENMALVLDRAFKAINDTTLVEVASEIEDVTVADLNTAKAEAREAIQALRNLGISGVENFMPKDSVTRAQFASFLNKTIKTEFELTVKEVVAVDANTLEVTLSDDKKHTVKLETALEANKETEVTFTIDGKEYTAKATFVLAVKTAEVVDALNLNVTLTDGTKHAVRLTKALEPNKATEVTFTIDKIEHKATVTYVVEDLLLEEVKAINETELQFVFNQEVLEAGAETKGNYTFTAKAPSKQKAIAPKSIELQEDGKTVIARFAAGTLVDDTTYEVVAQNIVAAKFNKLVEFEGTVTVKADTTAATLKSVEYAGGNNITATFSEPVAIQDAVVRVDGVNVTVSEVAATTVAGDYTYTINVGEDLSKLGSHNVTIVGLKDLAGNESTTLNGTYTVSNDTVAPTVESVKAVSATSFEVKFSEAVKSLGTIKVTKGNTEFEVKEAKLVNGTVSTYLVTVKPENGTNKLYADKEKTVALNVEFKGYTDNAELLGEATTKSVTLSLDTDAPSLLTTSVNKVAVSGSDLVFSVEMTEAIEDVTASKVKVISPSGVELSTSVARVAGIKGANSALDITVATEDLEQGTYTLVFEADAVKDAQGLGNAKFQTTVTSKAVDTFVALPVDNIALEAGNVIKVTFPEEMTDSALDLANYKLDNAALPAGTKAVFTNTGKTALELRLPSTFTVVADADYKFEVVKTLTSKDGDYVVASLTDASGNTISKIANASNTVKNITLQDNVAPTLVSAEFELADKTATTTEQIKLTFSENVAIADDSMASAINDLVVTVAGNEIQVNDLDVNGKEVIVSLQTALNIAQATTIDILPEGEDNAAIAITDTSVAANKVVAKKVTVTK; translated from the coding sequence ATGGCTAACCAACCTAAGAAATATACTAAATTCGTAGCAACTGCTGCTACAGCTACTCTTGTAGCATCTGCAATCGTTCCTGTAGCTTCTGCTGCTGGATTTTCAGACGTTTCAGAAAAAAACTCACATGCTGTTAACATTAACGCATTAGCAGAAGCTGGCATCATCGGAGGATATCCAGATGGCACTTTCAAACCAAACCAAGAATTAACTCGTGGTCAAGTTGTTAAAATGTTAGGTAAATGGGTAGAAAACCAAGGTTTCGAAATCCCAGCTGACTATGCAACAAAAGCTCGTTTCACTGACTTAGCTGCAGACGCTAAAGACCAAGAATTAGTAAAATATGCTGCATTAGTAGCTGACACTGGTGTATTCAATGGTTCTAACGGCGCATTAAACGCTGGCGGAAAAATCACTCGTGAAAACATGGCTCTAGTATTAGACCGCGCTTTCAAAGCAATCAACGACACTACATTAGTAGAAGTTGCTTCTGAAATCGAAGACGTTACAGTTGCTGACTTAAACACAGCTAAAGCTGAAGCTCGTGAAGCGATCCAAGCATTACGTAACTTAGGTATTTCTGGCGTTGAAAACTTCATGCCTAAAGATTCAGTAACTCGTGCTCAATTCGCTTCATTCTTAAACAAAACAATCAAAACTGAATTTGAATTAACTGTTAAAGAAGTAGTAGCTGTAGATGCTAACACATTAGAAGTTACTTTATCAGATGATAAAAAACACACAGTAAAATTAGAAACTGCTTTAGAAGCTAACAAAGAAACTGAAGTAACTTTCACAATTGATGGTAAAGAGTACACTGCAAAAGCAACTTTCGTTTTAGCTGTAAAAACTGCTGAAGTAGTTGACGCTTTAAACTTAAACGTTACTTTAACTGATGGTACAAAACACGCTGTAAGATTAACAAAAGCTTTAGAGCCAAACAAAGCTACTGAAGTAACTTTCACAATTGACAAAATTGAACACAAAGCAACTGTAACTTATGTTGTTGAAGACTTACTTTTAGAAGAAGTAAAAGCAATTAACGAAACAGAGTTACAATTTGTGTTTAACCAAGAAGTATTAGAAGCCGGTGCTGAAACTAAAGGTAACTATACGTTTACTGCTAAAGCTCCTTCTAAACAAAAAGCAATCGCTCCAAAATCTATTGAATTACAAGAAGACGGTAAAACTGTAATCGCTCGTTTTGCTGCTGGTACATTAGTTGATGACACTACTTATGAAGTAGTTGCTCAAAACATTGTTGCTGCTAAATTCAATAAATTAGTAGAGTTCGAAGGTACAGTAACTGTTAAAGCTGATACAACTGCTGCAACTCTTAAATCTGTAGAGTACGCTGGTGGTAATAATATCACTGCTACTTTCTCTGAACCTGTTGCTATCCAAGATGCTGTAGTACGTGTTGATGGTGTAAACGTTACTGTTTCAGAAGTAGCTGCTACAACTGTTGCTGGTGACTATACTTACACAATCAATGTTGGTGAAGACTTATCTAAATTAGGATCTCACAATGTAACAATTGTAGGCCTTAAAGACTTAGCAGGTAACGAATCAACTACTTTAAATGGCACTTACACTGTAAGCAATGATACTGTAGCTCCAACTGTAGAATCAGTAAAAGCTGTTTCTGCTACTTCATTCGAAGTGAAATTCTCAGAAGCAGTTAAGTCATTAGGGACTATTAAAGTAACTAAAGGTAACACTGAATTTGAAGTAAAAGAGGCTAAATTAGTAAACGGCACAGTAAGCACATATTTAGTAACTGTTAAACCAGAAAACGGTACTAATAAGTTATATGCTGACAAAGAAAAAACTGTAGCATTAAATGTCGAGTTCAAAGGTTATACTGATAACGCTGAGTTATTAGGTGAAGCTACAACTAAATCTGTAACTTTATCTTTAGATACTGATGCTCCATCATTATTAACAACTTCAGTTAACAAAGTTGCAGTTTCAGGTTCTGACTTAGTATTTTCAGTTGAAATGACTGAAGCTATTGAAGATGTTACTGCTTCTAAAGTGAAAGTAATCAGCCCATCTGGTGTTGAATTATCAACATCTGTTGCACGTGTTGCTGGTATTAAAGGTGCAAACAGTGCATTAGACATCACTGTAGCTACTGAAGATTTAGAGCAAGGTACTTATACTTTAGTATTTGAAGCTGATGCAGTTAAAGATGCACAAGGTTTAGGTAACGCTAAGTTCCAAACAACAGTGACTTCAAAAGCTGTAGATACTTTTGTGGCTCTACCAGTTGATAACATCGCTTTAGAGGCAGGAAACGTTATTAAAGTAACATTCCCTGAAGAAATGACTGATTCAGCATTAGATTTAGCTAACTACAAATTGGATAACGCAGCTTTACCAGCTGGTACTAAAGCGGTATTCACTAACACTGGTAAAACTGCTTTAGAATTACGCTTACCATCTACATTCACTGTAGTTGCTGATGCTGATTATAAATTTGAAGTAGTTAAAACTTTAACTTCTAAAGATGGAGACTATGTTGTAGCTTCATTAACAGATGCTTCTGGTAACACAATTTCTAAAATTGCGAACGCATCTAACACAGTTAAAAACATAACTTTACAAGATAACGTAGCACCAACATTAGTATCTGCTGAATTTGAATTAGCTGATAAAACGGCTACTACTACTGAACAAATCAAGTTAACATTCTCTGAAAATGTTGCAATTGCAGATGATTCAATGGCTTCAGCAATTAATGATTTAGTAGTTACAGTGGCTGGTAACGAAATTCAAGTAAATGATTTAGATGTAAACGGTAAAGAAGTAATCGTATCTTTACAAACTGCTTTAAACATCGCTCAAGCTACAACTATCGATATCCTTCCAGAAGGTGAAGATAACGCAGCTATCGCTATTACAGATACTTCAGTAGCAGCTAACAAAGTTGTTGCTAAGAAAGTAACTGTAACAAAATAA
- a CDS encoding S-layer homology domain-containing protein: MQKKYKKFLTTAATATLVASAIVPAASAASFSDTAGNTHEKAIDSLVSQGIISGYPDGTFKPNRTLTRSDVVKLLGKYLVSQGYKIPSDYKTNMRFSDLRSTSQDELLQYAALVKDNGVFNGSNGNLLPADPITRENMAVVLVRAYTNINNFDFLGYVIGQDFNEDVVDYNRAKAEARSAIRVLDYYNVTGVPNFNPKGFTTRGQFSSFLYKMLQVEVPGEGLKAVEVINASTLKVTLTNNTEHTVNLDTPLEAGKETPVKFTINGKEYGTSVTYNVPLTVKAAEATGANKLKVTLSDNSEHEVTLENNLPENEETTVDFKIDGKDYSAKVTYVVTEVKVATVKALNGGQIEVKFNQRVDLPASLSSAQLANYVTVSAVDNSAVTLSRGQLSEDGRTLTISTNGAAALSGRYLVKVNNVKNTAGTTVTPYDDVVNFGTDTVAPTLISTVNRDAKTVRVTFSEPLRAFSNSSITFRIANGTNVTGITGEIAAGATYADFDLSNAMVNGQPLAANTQVTATFAGLRDIAGNFSTPNPLTTSFAMGGADGVKPTLTSISQTGPRTFRLTFSERIQKPAIGDLELRLGNSANAITAIDAVAGDDRSFTVTATNDLTGVYNIGTASGKTITDISGETNTFTTTHSFTLDTAAPEVASTSVTREGNFEYLNITLNKPVDLVNASRVTASGNYVKGGVTHSFKGAATALEYRENGNRSVVRVKLDNLLGTGDTDNATYNVTLSFTEVDSAYGVNTANKAVTFERTSDYSNNENVLTTPTVTTSATDSTLTNNQVRLKFNHVLDATTASVASNYSIPNARITNAQVPSDALDTVILTLAQNETTASGERNLTITGVKAKDSVASQDNLTAVVNLKENIRPELNSAKFISANQIELTFSENVSGLAANAFDIVNSAGASVGIASVTPSTTSNTAVITLSANQTSGTSVTVKKGTGIAKVVDAAGNAVVDTFEKQIILGTN; encoded by the coding sequence ATGCAGAAAAAGTACAAGAAGTTTTTGACGACGGCGGCTACTGCGACATTAGTGGCATCGGCAATTGTCCCGGCAGCAAGTGCGGCCAGTTTTTCGGACACAGCAGGAAATACACATGAAAAGGCGATTGATTCACTCGTAAGCCAAGGCATCATTTCAGGATATCCGGATGGGACATTTAAACCGAACCGTACATTGACACGTTCGGATGTTGTAAAACTATTAGGTAAATACTTAGTGTCACAAGGTTACAAAATCCCTTCAGATTATAAAACAAATATGCGCTTTTCAGACTTGCGCAGCACTTCGCAGGACGAGCTGTTGCAATATGCGGCATTAGTAAAGGACAACGGTGTATTTAACGGAAGTAACGGAAACCTGTTACCGGCAGATCCGATTACACGTGAAAATATGGCGGTTGTTCTAGTGCGTGCCTATACGAATATTAATAATTTTGACTTCCTAGGATATGTAATCGGGCAGGATTTCAATGAGGATGTAGTCGATTATAACAGAGCAAAAGCAGAAGCACGTTCCGCAATCAGAGTATTGGACTACTATAATGTAACGGGCGTGCCGAACTTCAACCCGAAAGGCTTCACAACGCGCGGTCAGTTCTCTTCATTCCTGTATAAAATGCTTCAAGTGGAAGTGCCGGGAGAAGGATTGAAAGCGGTCGAAGTTATAAATGCTTCGACATTAAAAGTTACACTTACAAACAATACTGAACATACGGTGAACTTAGATACGCCGTTGGAAGCCGGCAAAGAAACGCCTGTTAAATTTACGATCAACGGTAAAGAGTATGGTACTTCTGTCACTTACAATGTTCCTTTAACAGTAAAAGCAGCTGAAGCTACGGGAGCGAATAAATTAAAAGTCACATTAAGCGACAATTCCGAGCACGAAGTTACTTTAGAAAACAATCTTCCTGAAAATGAAGAAACAACGGTAGATTTTAAGATTGACGGTAAAGATTATTCAGCGAAAGTAACGTATGTCGTTACAGAAGTGAAAGTCGCAACTGTCAAGGCACTGAATGGTGGACAAATTGAAGTGAAGTTCAATCAAAGAGTAGACTTGCCTGCCAGCTTATCTTCTGCACAATTGGCAAACTATGTAACGGTTTCGGCTGTAGACAATAGTGCCGTTACTCTTTCGAGAGGGCAGTTAAGCGAAGATGGACGTACATTAACAATCTCCACAAACGGGGCTGCAGCTTTATCAGGACGCTATCTCGTAAAAGTTAATAATGTGAAAAATACAGCTGGTACAACGGTTACTCCATATGATGATGTCGTCAATTTCGGTACGGATACAGTGGCACCTACGTTAATCAGTACAGTAAACCGAGATGCAAAAACAGTTCGCGTTACGTTCTCAGAACCTTTGCGCGCATTTAGTAACAGCAGTATTACATTCAGAATCGCTAACGGTACAAATGTAACAGGTATTACTGGAGAAATCGCAGCGGGTGCTACGTATGCAGACTTTGATTTATCAAATGCGATGGTAAATGGTCAGCCATTAGCGGCAAATACACAAGTGACCGCAACATTTGCAGGACTGCGTGATATTGCCGGAAACTTCAGTACACCAAATCCGTTAACGACTAGCTTTGCGATGGGTGGGGCTGATGGAGTTAAACCAACGCTAACAAGTATTTCGCAAACTGGTCCGAGAACATTCAGACTGACATTCTCGGAACGAATTCAAAAACCTGCAATCGGTGATCTGGAATTACGTTTAGGGAATTCGGCAAATGCGATTACGGCAATTGATGCAGTCGCTGGGGATGATCGTTCATTTACCGTTACCGCTACAAATGATTTAACAGGTGTTTATAATATTGGCACAGCCTCTGGCAAAACAATAACCGATATTTCAGGTGAAACGAATACCTTTACGACTACTCATTCATTTACACTTGATACAGCAGCACCTGAAGTAGCGTCAACTTCTGTAACACGAGAAGGCAATTTTGAGTATTTAAATATTACACTCAACAAACCAGTGGATTTAGTGAATGCATCACGTGTAACCGCTTCCGGCAACTATGTAAAAGGCGGCGTAACACATTCATTCAAAGGTGCGGCAACAGCGTTAGAGTATCGAGAGAACGGCAATCGTAGTGTAGTGCGCGTGAAACTGGACAATTTATTAGGTACAGGAGACACGGATAATGCAACGTATAATGTTACTTTATCATTCACAGAAGTGGACAGTGCGTATGGCGTGAATACAGCGAATAAAGCAGTCACTTTCGAGCGTACATCGGATTATTCTAATAATGAAAATGTACTGACTACGCCGACGGTTACAACTTCAGCGACAGATTCAACATTAACAAACAACCAAGTACGATTGAAGTTTAACCATGTGTTGGATGCAACAACAGCATCCGTTGCAAGCAATTATTCAATCCCAAATGCGAGAATTACGAATGCCCAAGTTCCAAGTGATGCATTAGATACGGTTATTTTGACATTAGCGCAAAATGAAACAACTGCATCCGGTGAGCGTAACTTAACTATTACTGGTGTGAAAGCAAAAGATTCGGTTGCCTCACAAGATAACTTAACAGCCGTAGTCAACTTAAAGGAAAATATCCGACCTGAGCTAAATTCAGCTAAATTCATATCAGCAAACCAGATCGAGCTTACATTTAGCGAGAATGTCAGTGGTCTTGCAGCAAATGCCTTTGATATTGTAAACTCTGCAGGAGCATCGGTTGGAATTGCATCAGTAACACCTTCAACAACCAGCAATACAGCAGTCATTACATTATCAGCTAACCAAACATCAGGTACGAGCGTTACGGTTAAAAAAGGTACAGGTATAGCGAAAGTAGTGGATGCGGCAGGCAATGCTGTAGTTGATACCTTTGAAAAGCAAATTATTTTAGGTACGAACTAA